One window of the Terriglobales bacterium genome contains the following:
- a CDS encoding DUF3300 domain-containing protein gives MKFKIEHSIFRGLVAIVCSVALVSTDTFAYSFPSATMAAEEAPGNKIPAEQLDSLVAPIALYPDPLLAQVLAASTYPLEIIQLQQWLGKNKNLKDKALADAVAKEQWDASVQALAALPEVANRLANDIQWTTDLGNAFLAQQADVMDAVQRMRKKAQDKGTLKSTEQQTVETRVVEKKEVIVIEQANPQIVYVPSYDPVVVWGPPYYYPYPPIYYPTGYYAAGLALSFGVGVMMGAFWSGGWGWGCGWGGNNVYINHNNNFNRNTNIGGGNRNNIGGNRPAQLPGGDRGNLGNRGNRPSTLPAGGQSARSNWQHNPAHRGGTPYRDRATADRFGGLSRGDSLARRQTNARQQLGRQGGNISSFRSGGSGFGGAGGSGLNNRGGLGGGSLGGGPDRIGSRDLSRSGGGNRDAFGGGTRGYDGSNARNSSSRGSSSFGSRSSGGFSRGGGGFRGGGGRRR, from the coding sequence ATGAAATTCAAGATCGAGCATTCAATCTTTCGTGGTTTGGTGGCGATCGTCTGCAGTGTTGCGCTCGTATCGACGGACACCTTCGCATATTCGTTTCCGTCCGCGACAATGGCAGCCGAGGAAGCGCCAGGGAACAAGATTCCCGCAGAGCAGTTAGATTCACTTGTGGCTCCAATTGCGCTCTATCCTGACCCATTGCTGGCACAAGTACTGGCAGCTTCAACCTATCCTCTAGAGATCATCCAGCTGCAGCAGTGGTTAGGTAAGAACAAGAATCTCAAAGACAAGGCTCTTGCGGATGCGGTTGCAAAGGAGCAGTGGGATGCCAGTGTGCAAGCTCTCGCCGCTCTGCCCGAAGTCGCCAACCGTCTGGCGAACGATATCCAATGGACCACGGATTTGGGCAACGCCTTTCTAGCGCAACAGGCCGACGTAATGGACGCCGTTCAACGCATGCGAAAGAAGGCACAGGACAAAGGCACACTGAAATCTACCGAGCAGCAAACTGTTGAGACCAGAGTCGTCGAAAAGAAAGAAGTAATCGTCATCGAGCAGGCCAATCCACAGATTGTCTACGTACCTTCTTACGATCCTGTTGTTGTGTGGGGCCCTCCGTATTACTACCCTTATCCACCGATTTATTATCCGACCGGATACTACGCTGCAGGCTTAGCCCTCTCTTTCGGAGTTGGAGTAATGATGGGCGCTTTTTGGAGCGGAGGTTGGGGATGGGGTTGCGGATGGGGTGGAAACAACGTTTACATAAACCACAACAATAACTTCAATCGCAACACGAATATCGGCGGCGGGAACCGCAACAACATAGGCGGCAATCGCCCAGCGCAGTTGCCTGGCGGCGACCGTGGAAACCTCGGCAATCGTGGGAATCGTCCGTCTACCCTTCCAGCCGGCGGCCAGAGTGCGAGAAGCAATTGGCAACATAACCCCGCTCATCGCGGTGGGACTCCTTATCGAGACAGAGCTACTGCTGATCGATTCGGTGGTCTTTCCCGCGGAGACTCACTGGCTCGTCGCCAGACCAATGCCCGTCAGCAGCTTGGTCGCCAGGGCGGCAACATTTCCAGCTTCCGGTCGGGAGGTAGCGGTTTTGGCGGCGCCGGTGGCAGCGGACTCAATAACCGTGGTGGTTTGGGCGGAGGATCCTTAGGAGGCGGTCCGGACCGCATTGGAAGCCGCGATCTGTCGCGCAGCGGTGGAGGGAATCGCGACGCGTTTGGAGGCGGTACTCGCGGCTATGACGGATCGAATGCGCGCAACAGCAGCAGTCGCGGTTCATCCAGTTTTGGATCGCGCAGTAGTGGAGGATTCAGTCGGGGTGGCGGCGGCTTCAGAGGCGGTGGTGGGCGGCGCAGGTAA
- a CDS encoding RNA polymerase sigma factor has translation MISTEFKASDRTLLVRFVHGYVSNADVAEDIAHDALLRAQRFEWRGEATFTTWLYKIAKNLCVDYYQRKHRRLKNAGLEFADVIQDPQPSILDELQALSMREQVRRAIALLSEADQEMIKLRYYDGLRFHQIAKIQGEKLSTVKNRMTRVKARLKNKLLN, from the coding sequence ATGATTTCTACTGAGTTCAAAGCGTCCGATCGCACTCTCCTAGTCCGCTTCGTACATGGCTATGTGTCGAATGCGGATGTTGCGGAGGACATTGCTCACGATGCCTTGCTGCGAGCGCAAAGATTTGAATGGCGAGGAGAGGCAACGTTCACAACATGGCTGTACAAGATTGCGAAGAACTTGTGTGTCGACTATTACCAACGCAAGCATCGCCGGCTGAAAAATGCAGGTCTGGAGTTTGCTGATGTAATTCAGGATCCTCAGCCCTCGATTCTGGACGAACTCCAAGCCTTGTCGATGAGGGAGCAGGTGCGCAGAGCGATTGCGTTGTTATCAGAAGCCGATCAGGAGATGATCAAGCTCCGTTACTACGATGGCTTGCGATTTCACCAGATCGCGAAGATACAGGGAGAGAAACTATCTACGGTAAAGAATCGGATGACGCGTGTGAAAGCGCGCCTGAAAAATAAATTGCTGAATTAG
- a CDS encoding OmpA family protein, with product MKKITLCGFAITLVFALTTSFTFADDVRSIKGLITKRTADAITIRASDGTSQAITLTDDTKVQSPKGLGLRKEEMSWTSLIPGLKVSVKGVSDTSGNFVATEIKFNKDDLQTASMIQAGLTPTEEKVATNAENISANKEGIAANAENISLNSANIAKNKAQIASNQEEVSRRFEELADYQVKNQATIYFESGKSALGTDDKNALAQLAAEATKLSGYIIEVQGFADSTGNAAANQSLSKDRAYAVVNYLMQDANVPPRHIVSPGAMGISNPAASNETTHGRSQNRRVEVKVMVNKGILAAKQ from the coding sequence ATGAAGAAAATTACTCTGTGCGGATTTGCCATAACGCTCGTCTTTGCCTTAACGACAAGTTTTACTTTCGCTGATGACGTCAGGAGCATTAAAGGACTGATTACCAAGCGTACTGCCGATGCAATCACAATCCGTGCCTCGGACGGCACCAGCCAAGCGATCACTCTCACCGATGATACGAAGGTGCAATCCCCGAAAGGTTTAGGCCTCCGCAAGGAGGAAATGTCATGGACCAGTCTGATTCCTGGGCTAAAGGTGAGCGTCAAAGGTGTTTCTGACACATCGGGAAATTTTGTCGCCACAGAAATCAAATTCAACAAAGACGACTTGCAAACTGCCAGCATGATTCAGGCAGGTCTTACGCCGACTGAAGAAAAAGTGGCAACCAACGCGGAAAATATCTCCGCGAACAAGGAAGGGATCGCGGCAAACGCGGAGAACATATCCCTGAATTCTGCGAATATCGCAAAGAATAAAGCTCAGATCGCAAGTAACCAGGAAGAAGTGAGCCGCAGGTTCGAAGAACTAGCCGACTATCAAGTGAAGAACCAGGCGACGATTTACTTCGAGTCGGGAAAATCTGCGCTTGGTACCGACGATAAGAATGCGCTGGCTCAACTTGCAGCCGAAGCCACGAAACTTTCTGGATACATCATTGAAGTTCAGGGATTCGCCGATTCCACCGGAAATGCGGCTGCCAATCAGAGTTTGAGTAAAGATCGAGCTTACGCTGTAGTCAACTATCTCATGCAGGACGCGAACGTGCCGCCTCGACACATTGTCTCTCCCGGAGCAATGGGCATTTCCAATCCAGCCGCCTCAAATGAAACTACACACGGAAGATCGCAGAACCGCCGTGTGGAAGTGAAAGTCATGGTTAACAAGGGGATTTTGGCAGCAAAGCAGTAA
- a CDS encoding DUF4136 domain-containing protein translates to MSFHQRRELWIGLYAITLFIPVAFGQKVQVGFDKSVDFSRYKSYTVADPGIQPSRPLLYASIVGSIDHELNSKGFSRIHSDGDLILIPEGGAEYGLNRPAGTPITPTLSGPPPAFDATMWTGATGYLISGAIYIPEGTLRLDFIDRAANKIVWSGTVKVKLDVEQKSKSLQLIDKAVVKLLKDFPPQKN, encoded by the coding sequence ATGAGCTTTCACCAGAGGCGAGAACTGTGGATAGGCTTATATGCGATTACTCTGTTTATTCCCGTGGCGTTTGGCCAGAAGGTGCAAGTCGGATTCGACAAAAGCGTGGATTTCTCGCGCTACAAGAGCTATACGGTCGCGGACCCTGGAATTCAACCAAGTCGTCCGTTGCTGTACGCCTCCATCGTTGGATCAATTGACCACGAACTTAACTCAAAAGGCTTTTCCAGGATTCACAGCGATGGAGACTTAATTCTGATTCCCGAAGGCGGAGCCGAGTATGGACTCAACCGACCAGCGGGAACACCGATTACCCCGACACTTAGTGGTCCGCCCCCGGCATTCGATGCGACGATGTGGACCGGCGCTACTGGTTATTTAATTTCTGGAGCGATTTACATTCCAGAGGGAACGCTTCGGCTTGACTTCATTGATCGTGCAGCTAACAAAATAGTCTGGAGTGGCACTGTGAAAGTTAAATTGGACGTCGAGCAAAAGTCGAAGTCGCTGCAGTTGATCGATAAGGCGGTAGTGAAGCTGCTGAAAGACTTTCCCCCTCAGAAGAACTAG
- a CDS encoding TonB-dependent receptor, with protein MTLFTAFPSSSYSQTISTGAITGITVDPTGAAVPDVSIQLTKADGSEPRSTNTDEQGRFGFLLLDPGEYHLRAEKINFEPINLSILHVYVTEANRLELHLHVATHFENVEVASDSVMVQSDSSALGQVLNRNGITGLPLVTRNFTQIASLAPGVSVGVYHAGELGIGGTAQSQIGKSNDGIYVHGSRSYDNNWQLDGVSVNDVLGTGSTSGGIPIPNPDTIEEFKVQTGLYDAAFGRSAGANVSVITKTGSNSYHASVFEFLRNNFLNANDFFFNQTGQRRPDLKQNQFGTAVGGPIRKDKLFFFGSYQGTRQINGLATGQARIACSATLSEPPLTNDRSAAALGKLFGGQKGVSGGVAVNPDGSNINPAALALLNLKLPDGGFLIPSPQTIDLSKPIASQGFSAFTQPCRFNEDQYLLNLDYASSRKNQLAARFFLQGNSQEVTFPGNGLNNAGNIPGFISPGESEFIVFSLADTYRLSSFSLNEARIGFVRTSTGTEAQSPFAWSDVGVTEGEMNRNNELPSLRILGSVSMAPGFPRTYTQKSIVLSDVFSLLDGPHTLKFGGSLTRLQDNLDFAGFGSFLQFLSWPDFLLGLNRSDNGTGTVSNVFASMDGYGLLNRDFRAWEVSAFAQDDYRITKSLTLNLGLRYERPGQFGDALGRSSTFDFTKANPNPPATGSLAGYMVASNFSTTVPSGVSRADNTFATYGEAQNTVAPRVGFAWQVLPTTTRLVLRGGYGIYYSRPTGQVFTESVIAAPFATLRNSTGVSNGGATFQAPFAQPFPTPASFPLFVPYSPTSSLSISSLAPDFRPAMVQQVALNIQSELHQGWLLEIGYVGARGTHLQRLRSLNQALNASPQDPVITTISNTVANIPLRVPIRGIRPDSLRELESEGNSWYNGLETSLTKHLSFGLQFLASYTFSKTLDTDGADVNGNSSGNGITLGDQNVPGQRWGRVSFDRTHRFVFSTTWLVPSPRGPVSRAMLGNWSLAAIATIQSGDALTISNTNATNVFGINQDRAQLSGTCSKQQLVVRGSIETKLNGYLNSACFAKPPVIGADGIGTAFGNSGTGIVDGPGQANLDLAVSKKIAMAWPLENGSLQFRAEFFNALNHPQFANPDTNFSSSTFGVVSATAVNPRVGQLALTFSF; from the coding sequence ATGACTTTGTTCACGGCATTTCCATCGAGCTCCTACTCTCAAACCATATCGACCGGAGCGATTACGGGCATCACCGTGGATCCTACAGGTGCAGCCGTGCCGGATGTATCGATTCAGCTCACAAAAGCTGATGGAAGCGAACCACGGTCCACTAATACGGACGAGCAAGGAAGGTTCGGATTCCTTCTGTTGGATCCGGGTGAATATCACCTCCGCGCTGAGAAAATAAATTTTGAGCCCATAAATCTTTCGATCCTGCATGTCTATGTAACGGAAGCAAACCGGCTCGAACTCCATCTGCATGTTGCTACCCATTTCGAAAACGTCGAAGTAGCTTCCGATTCTGTAATGGTTCAGAGTGACAGTTCTGCCTTGGGTCAAGTACTAAATAGAAACGGAATCACTGGCTTGCCGTTGGTTACAAGAAACTTCACCCAAATAGCGAGCCTTGCGCCCGGCGTGAGCGTCGGGGTCTACCACGCAGGAGAGCTTGGAATCGGGGGAACTGCCCAGTCGCAAATTGGGAAATCAAACGACGGGATCTACGTGCACGGATCGCGCTCGTATGACAACAACTGGCAATTGGATGGCGTTAGCGTTAACGACGTGTTGGGCACCGGTTCGACCAGCGGAGGCATTCCGATTCCGAACCCTGACACTATTGAGGAATTCAAAGTACAAACCGGATTGTACGACGCCGCCTTCGGACGCTCAGCTGGAGCGAATGTCAGTGTCATCACAAAAACCGGCAGCAACAGTTACCATGCCAGTGTTTTCGAGTTCCTGCGCAACAACTTCCTGAATGCCAACGATTTCTTCTTCAACCAAACCGGTCAGCGACGTCCGGACCTTAAGCAGAACCAGTTCGGAACTGCGGTCGGAGGACCAATCCGCAAAGACAAACTGTTTTTCTTTGGATCCTATCAGGGAACGCGTCAGATTAATGGCTTGGCGACCGGCCAAGCACGGATAGCCTGCAGCGCCACTTTGAGCGAGCCGCCTCTGACGAACGACCGATCGGCGGCAGCCCTCGGCAAACTCTTCGGCGGGCAAAAAGGTGTTTCAGGCGGAGTTGCCGTCAATCCTGACGGTTCTAATATCAATCCTGCAGCGCTCGCTCTGCTGAATCTCAAACTTCCTGACGGCGGCTTTCTTATTCCCAGTCCTCAAACTATTGATCTAAGTAAACCGATTGCAAGCCAGGGCTTCTCCGCATTCACACAGCCGTGCCGGTTCAATGAAGATCAGTATTTGCTCAACCTCGATTATGCGTCATCGCGGAAAAATCAACTGGCTGCACGATTCTTTTTGCAAGGCAATAGTCAAGAAGTCACTTTTCCCGGGAATGGTCTAAATAACGCAGGAAACATTCCAGGCTTTATCAGCCCGGGTGAATCCGAGTTCATCGTTTTCTCTCTGGCCGATACTTACCGGCTGAGTAGCTTCAGCTTGAACGAAGCACGAATCGGATTCGTGCGGACCAGCACCGGTACCGAAGCGCAGTCGCCTTTCGCGTGGTCTGATGTCGGTGTGACCGAAGGCGAGATGAATCGGAACAACGAGCTACCGAGTCTACGAATTCTTGGTTCGGTGAGCATGGCTCCCGGATTTCCCCGAACCTACACTCAAAAGAGCATTGTCTTAAGCGATGTCTTCAGCTTGCTCGATGGTCCGCACACTCTGAAATTTGGAGGCTCGCTGACTCGACTGCAGGACAACCTCGACTTCGCCGGGTTTGGTTCGTTTCTCCAATTCTTAAGCTGGCCAGATTTTCTACTGGGCCTCAATCGCAGCGACAATGGTACGGGAACCGTCAGCAACGTTTTTGCTTCCATGGATGGCTATGGCTTGCTGAATCGTGACTTCAGGGCATGGGAAGTCTCGGCATTTGCGCAGGACGATTACCGCATCACCAAATCGTTGACTTTGAATCTTGGGCTCCGTTATGAACGCCCCGGCCAATTTGGCGACGCTCTCGGACGTAGTTCGACTTTCGATTTCACAAAAGCCAATCCGAACCCACCCGCGACTGGAAGTCTCGCCGGGTACATGGTGGCGTCAAACTTTTCGACCACTGTTCCTTCGGGGGTTAGCCGCGCAGACAACACATTTGCGACGTACGGCGAGGCTCAAAACACGGTTGCTCCCAGAGTGGGATTTGCGTGGCAAGTCCTGCCAACGACAACTCGATTGGTATTACGAGGAGGATATGGTATTTATTACTCTCGCCCGACTGGCCAAGTCTTCACTGAATCTGTGATTGCCGCCCCATTTGCCACACTCCGGAACAGCACAGGGGTTTCGAACGGAGGAGCAACGTTTCAGGCGCCATTTGCGCAGCCATTTCCCACTCCAGCTTCGTTTCCGCTTTTTGTCCCTTATTCGCCGACAAGTAGCCTGTCGATTAGTTCGCTGGCGCCAGATTTCCGCCCTGCAATGGTGCAGCAGGTTGCGCTGAATATCCAGTCAGAGCTGCACCAGGGCTGGCTTCTCGAAATCGGATATGTCGGCGCTCGAGGAACGCATCTCCAGCGGCTGCGTTCGCTGAATCAAGCGCTCAATGCGTCTCCGCAAGACCCAGTGATAACGACGATTTCGAACACCGTAGCCAACATCCCGTTACGAGTGCCCATTCGCGGAATTCGTCCCGATTCGCTTCGTGAACTCGAATCAGAAGGAAACTCCTGGTACAACGGCCTTGAAACAAGTCTGACCAAGCATCTCAGTTTCGGGCTGCAGTTTCTGGCCTCCTATACGTTCTCCAAGACTTTGGACACGGACGGCGCAGATGTAAACGGAAACTCCTCAGGAAACGGAATCACGCTGGGAGATCAGAATGTTCCGGGGCAACGATGGGGACGAGTCAGTTTTGATCGCACTCATCGGTTCGTTTTCAGTACAACGTGGCTAGTTCCGAGCCCTCGTGGCCCGGTTTCACGGGCGATGCTGGGAAATTGGTCTCTTGCCGCAATTGCAACCATTCAGTCAGGTGATGCGCTCACTATTTCCAATACGAACGCCACCAATGTATTTGGTATCAACCAGGACAGGGCGCAGTTAAGCGGCACATGTTCTAAACAACAACTAGTTGTCCGCGGCAGTATTGAAACTAAGCTGAACGGCTATTTGAATTCGGCCTGTTTTGCCAAGCCGCCGGTCATTGGCGCAGACGGTATTGGAACCGCTTTTGGAAACAGCGGCACGGGAATAGTCGATGGCCCCGGGCAGGCGAACCTGGATCTTGCAGTGTCTAAGAAGATCGCGATGGCATGGCCTCTCGAAAACGGCAGCCTGCAATTTCGTGCCGAGTTCTTCAATGCGCTTAATCATCCTCAGTTTGCTAACCCCGATACAAACTTCTCTTCATCCACATTTGGGGTAGTCTCAGCTACGGCTGTAAATCCTCGTGTTGGGCAGCTGGCGTTGACTTTCTCATTTTAA
- a CDS encoding PAS domain-containing protein, which produces MYFLFALSLLFHSSALAQTKPIRRVLILNEAGTAYPGINLVDQGLRVALDNAPYKIEYYREYMETVLFPEQVEQQRFREFVLSRYRNRRPDVIVTVGPSPLKFMIEVHKKFFPDIPVVFCLPNGILPGHPEVDTDFTGVETSWEPSDTLHAAVRLKPDTRRVLVVGGGTSQMGKQTLAVVRQRLRSYTGSIEISYLTNCTMPDLLEQIRHLPPHTVILFIGLAQDAAGTRFTGVESSSMVTAAANAPVFGLTDIYLRHGEVGGKLYSLTSDGRVAGALVLRLLNGEKPQNVGIVEGRSTYMFDWRALRRWGLKEKDLPPGSILLNREPTIWETYRWYIIAGFSLMILQAGLIITLLWHRARRRKAELEVAAALRVAQESEQRFRLVANSAPVMIWMSGTDKLCNYVNQPWLDLTGRDLVEELGNGWLDTVHPDDVKGCMDTYAGSFERREPFTMQYRVRHQQGDYRWVLDRGVPRFSADGAFAGYIGSCVDITENKLAEEALSGVSRRLIEAQEQERTRISRELHDDINQRIAMLGIELDVLQQSLPPSGDEVQARLDHLRQLASDIGTEVQGISHRLHSSKLEYLGLVAACKSFCRETAEWHKLKVSFTADNIPSEMPQDVSLCLFRVLQESLNNAIKHSGAQSFEVELRGFSGEIQLIVRDDGVGFDAASALISRGLGIVSMRERVSLVSGIMLITSRPMAGTEIRVGVPIVARSMTQSASGAA; this is translated from the coding sequence ATGTATTTCTTATTTGCGCTCTCGTTGCTCTTCCATAGCTCTGCGTTGGCTCAAACCAAACCGATCCGTCGGGTTCTTATTCTGAATGAGGCAGGCACTGCCTATCCAGGCATAAACCTCGTCGACCAGGGCCTCCGTGTCGCACTTGATAATGCGCCATATAAGATCGAGTACTACCGCGAGTACATGGAGACGGTGTTATTTCCTGAGCAAGTTGAACAACAGCGATTCCGTGAATTCGTTCTTTCCAGATATCGGAACCGCAGGCCAGACGTGATTGTTACTGTCGGTCCCTCTCCACTCAAATTCATGATTGAGGTACACAAGAAATTCTTTCCTGACATCCCAGTTGTTTTCTGTCTGCCGAACGGTATATTGCCGGGCCATCCCGAAGTTGATACTGACTTTACCGGAGTCGAGACTTCGTGGGAACCCAGCGATACGTTACACGCAGCTGTGCGCCTGAAGCCTGATACAAGACGCGTTCTGGTGGTAGGGGGCGGCACCTCGCAGATGGGCAAACAGACTCTAGCAGTGGTGAGACAACGACTACGAAGCTATACGGGAAGCATCGAGATTTCCTACTTAACTAATTGCACCATGCCGGATCTCCTCGAACAGATCAGGCATTTGCCGCCACATACTGTCATCCTCTTCATTGGTCTCGCCCAGGATGCGGCGGGAACCCGTTTTACTGGTGTTGAATCTTCCTCGATGGTTACTGCGGCTGCTAATGCTCCAGTCTTTGGATTAACTGACATTTATTTGAGGCATGGTGAGGTAGGCGGCAAGCTCTACAGCCTTACGAGCGACGGGAGAGTCGCCGGTGCCTTGGTTCTGAGATTGCTTAATGGAGAAAAGCCTCAGAACGTCGGCATTGTAGAGGGTAGAAGTACTTACATGTTCGACTGGCGCGCGCTCAGGCGCTGGGGACTCAAAGAGAAGGATCTTCCACCCGGCAGCATCCTGCTGAATCGCGAACCGACCATTTGGGAAACGTACAGGTGGTACATCATCGCCGGATTCTCGCTGATGATACTGCAGGCGGGATTGATTATCACTCTATTGTGGCACCGTGCCAGACGCAGAAAGGCAGAACTCGAGGTTGCGGCTGCCTTGAGAGTGGCACAGGAGAGCGAGCAACGATTTCGACTCGTCGCCAATAGTGCTCCGGTGATGATCTGGATGTCAGGGACCGACAAGCTTTGTAACTATGTCAATCAGCCGTGGCTTGATCTCACCGGCCGCGATCTTGTGGAAGAACTGGGGAACGGCTGGTTGGACACTGTTCATCCCGATGATGTGAAGGGATGCATGGACACTTACGCGGGCTCTTTCGAGCGTCGCGAACCGTTCACCATGCAGTACAGAGTGAGACACCAGCAAGGCGACTACCGATGGGTCCTGGATCGAGGGGTCCCCCGGTTCAGCGCCGACGGCGCTTTTGCCGGCTATATTGGGTCTTGCGTAGATATCACCGAAAACAAGTTGGCCGAAGAAGCTCTTTCTGGAGTGAGTCGAAGATTGATCGAGGCGCAGGAGCAGGAGCGCACGCGAATTTCGAGAGAGCTTCACGACGATATCAATCAGCGTATCGCGATGTTAGGAATCGAGCTGGACGTGCTGCAGCAGAGTCTCCCTCCATCAGGAGACGAAGTCCAGGCGCGGCTTGATCATCTGCGACAGCTCGCTTCCGATATTGGCACTGAAGTTCAAGGCATTTCTCATCGTCTGCACTCTTCTAAGCTGGAATACCTTGGTTTAGTGGCAGCGTGCAAGAGCTTCTGCAGAGAAACTGCCGAGTGGCACAAACTGAAAGTTAGTTTTACTGCAGACAACATTCCTTCAGAGATGCCACAGGATGTTTCTCTTTGTCTTTTCAGGGTTCTGCAGGAATCTCTAAACAATGCGATCAAGCACAGTGGTGCCCAATCTTTCGAAGTGGAGTTGCGCGGTTTTTCAGGCGAGATCCAGCTTATCGTTCGCGACGATGGAGTAGGTTTCGATGCCGCCTCAGCACTGATAAGCCGAGGTCTGGGGATCGTCAGCATGAGAGAACGAGTGAGCCTCGTGAGCGGAATTATGCTGATCACCTCCAGGCCCATGGCGGGAACTGAGATTCGGGTGGGCGTACCGATCGTCGCGAGAAGCATGACTCAGAGCGCGTCGGGGGCGGCGTAA
- a CDS encoding potassium channel family protein yields MIGLTLQFIKQFSNGIWLTLPLLLSFATAIAIVGQIVGSREGWSHFESLYWSFITATTVGYGDIRPLKRRSRIFAVLIAFLGLLLTGILIAVAVHAANLSLDKIDR; encoded by the coding sequence TTGATTGGCCTCACGCTTCAATTCATCAAGCAGTTCAGTAATGGCATCTGGCTGACTCTCCCGCTATTGCTAAGCTTCGCGACGGCCATTGCCATAGTCGGGCAGATAGTGGGCTCGCGGGAAGGCTGGTCGCACTTTGAGAGCCTCTATTGGTCATTCATTACAGCGACAACGGTCGGATATGGAGATATTCGTCCTCTGAAACGAAGGTCGCGAATCTTTGCGGTTTTAATTGCGTTCCTGGGATTGCTGTTGACCGGCATACTCATTGCTGTTGCTGTTCACGCCGCGAATCTATCCCTAGATAAGATCGACCGCTAG
- a CDS encoding DASS family sodium-coupled anion symporter: MTSPATTPRILIPSEFSAKKRTNASLLVKRIVPFALALTIGLSPVPAGLTAQAWHLFAVFVSAITSVLIGAFPLLTSTTLAVAAVVLTGTISPAKAFSGFANSSVLLVVVAFLVAQAVVKSGLGRRISLFMVSRFGRSSLGLAYSIVLTDSAIAPAFPSNTARGGVLFPIVLSVARGSGSFPEDPQSRRLGGYLMFCGMASLAISSALWMTATSANPIAIQVAKEYGFEVGFGKWLIAASIPALVAIAALPWFLARLFPPGVAETPEAPAAARKALTELGPLSRDEWITAVAFILMVAGWIFADRLHFNVTSIAFAGLGLLLMSDVLTASDIATQGDTLATFLWLAVLFALSGQLNELGFMGYAGQRLASHMSGLPWPIIYLALLLIYVAIHYMFVSQSSQVLALLGVFLDVGIRGGVPIALMAFSLFFASSYFSVITPQGGSQNVIFVGSGYLSQRELYRLGLLTTVFFLAVFLVVGTPWLLLVGR, translated from the coding sequence GTGACAAGCCCAGCAACAACACCGCGGATTCTGATTCCAAGCGAGTTTTCAGCGAAGAAGCGCACGAACGCCAGTCTGCTGGTCAAACGCATCGTGCCTTTTGCCCTCGCGCTCACGATCGGACTCTCACCGGTCCCGGCCGGGCTCACTGCACAGGCTTGGCACCTCTTTGCTGTATTTGTTTCGGCCATCACGTCAGTGCTGATCGGCGCGTTTCCACTGTTAACTTCCACCACTCTGGCTGTTGCAGCCGTAGTCCTTACAGGCACGATTTCGCCGGCCAAAGCTTTCTCCGGCTTTGCCAATTCGAGCGTTCTCCTGGTTGTTGTCGCATTCCTCGTAGCGCAGGCAGTCGTGAAATCGGGGCTGGGCCGACGCATTAGCCTTTTCATGGTAAGCCGCTTCGGTCGTTCCTCTTTGGGACTCGCCTACAGTATCGTGCTTACCGATTCGGCTATTGCTCCTGCCTTCCCAAGTAACACAGCGCGAGGCGGGGTACTGTTTCCCATCGTGCTCTCGGTCGCACGTGGATCGGGTTCATTCCCGGAAGATCCCCAAAGTAGACGTTTGGGCGGATACCTCATGTTCTGCGGCATGGCCAGCCTGGCAATATCTTCGGCCCTGTGGATGACCGCGACTTCAGCGAATCCGATCGCTATTCAGGTCGCGAAGGAATACGGTTTCGAAGTGGGATTCGGCAAATGGCTGATTGCTGCCTCCATTCCCGCCCTCGTGGCGATTGCGGCTCTGCCGTGGTTTTTGGCACGGCTGTTTCCACCAGGTGTCGCCGAAACTCCAGAAGCCCCCGCTGCTGCGCGCAAAGCGCTTACAGAACTGGGACCCCTGTCGCGTGACGAATGGATCACGGCTGTCGCGTTCATCTTGATGGTGGCAGGCTGGATTTTTGCCGATCGCCTTCACTTTAACGTGACGAGCATCGCATTCGCCGGCTTAGGGCTGTTGCTGATGAGCGACGTCTTGACGGCGAGCGACATTGCAACCCAGGGCGACACGCTGGCGACGTTTCTCTGGCTTGCAGTGTTGTTTGCCTTGAGCGGTCAACTCAATGAGCTTGGATTCATGGGTTATGCAGGTCAACGTTTAGCTTCACACATGAGCGGATTACCATGGCCAATTATTTATCTAGCACTCCTCCTGATCTATGTAGCCATCCACTACATGTTTGTAAGTCAATCGTCTCAAGTGTTAGCTCTTCTGGGAGTATTCCTGGATGTTGGTATTCGCGGCGGCGTCCCGATAGCGCTCATGGCGTTTTCGCTATTCTTCGCCAGCAGCTACTTCTCGGTGATCACCCCGCAAGGCGGAAGTCAGAACGTGATCTTTGTTGGAAGTGGCTATCTTAGTCAACGCGAACTTTATCGCCTTGGACTGTTAACCACAGTCTTCTTCTTAGCCGTTTTCCTGGTTGTTGGCACCCCCTGGCTGCTGCTGGTCGGTCGGTGA